In Daucus carota subsp. sativus chromosome 4, DH1 v3.0, whole genome shotgun sequence, one DNA window encodes the following:
- the LOC108216776 gene encoding UDP-glucuronate:xylan alpha-glucuronosyltransferase 2 isoform X1, whose product MMKSPPSKALIIRVNLIFIAFFLVVYATLLLRPSSSAYHQNAAAVVRCSLRECHHKTDKRLNMKAVLEEPGDKLISNGTDLIRRERPSFLNEMRRGLKIGMVNMEDEDLSEWEMQGKVMHISYERVSELLEWKDLYPEWIDEEEELDGPSCPEIPMPRIQDYGYMDVIVVKVGCKWPEEGWGRDTQRLQLHLIAANMGVGRGKRDRNGRTKIVFLSKCRPMLELFPCHELIKQEGDWWLFKPDVVSLDHKLSMPVGSCNLALPLWGKGNDEFYDASKLPRSTKPTREAYATVLHSSEDYVCGAITLAHSLLKTGTKHDLILLIDSSISLSKRRALASAGWKIRMITRIRNPKAEKNTYNEYNYSKFRLWQLTDYDKIIFIDSDIIVLRNMDILFSFPQMTATGNDASIFNSGIMVIEPSNCTFKILMQRIKEIVSYNGGDQGFLNEVFVWWHRLPRRVNFLKNFWANNTVETSLKNQLFGSEPAKVFAIHYLGLKPWLCYRDYDCNWDIGDQRVYASDVAHGRWWKVHDSMEEGLQKHCALSEKRKIELLWDRKMAGKMGLPDEHWKINVTDPRRLQK is encoded by the exons ATGATGAAGTCTCCTCCTTCAAAAGCTCTGATCATCAGAGTCAATCTAATATTCATAGCTTTCTTCCTTGTGGTCTACGCTACACTTCTTCTTCGTCCATCTTCTTCAGCTTATCATCAgaatgcagctgcagttgtgcGGTGTTCACTGCGCGAGTGCCATCACAAG ACGGATAAGAGATTAAATATGAAAGCGGTATTGGAAGAGCCAGGAGATAAGTTAATCAGCAATGGAACAGATTTGATTAGAAGAGAAAGGCCAAGTTTTTTGAATGAAATGCGGAGAGGATTGAAGATTGGAATGGTGAACATGGAAGATGAGGATTTGAGTGAATGGGAAATGCAGGGGAAAGTAATGCATATTAGTTATGAGCGAGTGTCCGAGCTGTTGGAATGGAAAGATTTGTATCCGGAATGGATAGATGAAGAGGAGGAGCTAGATGGTCCTAGCTGTCCCGAAATTCCAATGCCAAGAATACAAGACTACGGATACATGGATGTGATCGTGGTGAAGGTGGGGTGCAAATGGCCGGAAGAAGGGTGGGGGAGAGATACGCAGAGGCTGCAGCTTCACCTCATCGCGGCAAATATGGGAGTGGGGAGAGGAAAGAGGGACCGGAATGGGAGAACAAAGATTGTGTTTTTGAGCAAGTGCAGGCCTATGTTGGAGCTGTTTCCTTGCCATGAATTGATCAAGCAGGAAGGAGATTGGTGGTTGTTTAAGCCCGACGTGGTTAGCTTGGATCACAAGCTTTCGATGCCTGTTGGATCCTGCAATCTGGCTTTGCCTCTCTGGGGAAAAG GGAATGATGAATTTTATGATGCATCTAAACTTCCACGGAGCACCAAGCCTACAAGAGAAGCCTACGCCACAGTCCTCCATTCATCCGAGGACTACGTATGCGGTGCAATCACTCTAGCACACTCTCTTCTCAAAACCGGAACCAAACACGACCTCATTCTCCTCATAGACAGCTCCATCTCCCTAAGCAAACGCAGAGCCCTCGCCTCTGCAGGCTGGAAGATCCGCATGATAACAAGGATCAGGAACCCGAAAGCTGAAAAGAACACGTACAACGAATACAATTACAGCAAATTCAGGTTATGGCAGCTCACTGACTACGACAAGATCATCTTCATCGACTCTGACATCATCGTGCTACGAAACATGGACATTCTCTTCTCCTTCCCCCAAATGACCGCGACAGGGAACGATGCCTCCATCTTCAATTCGGGCATCATGGTGATCGAGCCCTCCAATTGTacattcaagattttaatgcaACGTATTAAAGAAATAGTCTCGTACAATGGGGGTGATCAGGGATTCTTGAACGAAGTTTTCGTTTGGTGGCATCGATTGCCTAGACGAGTCAATTTCCTAAAGAATTTTTGGGCCAACAACACTGTGGAGACTAGTTTAAAGAACCAGCTGTTCGGTTCAGAGCCTGCGAAAGTGTTTGCAATTCATTACTTGGGCTTGAAGCCATGGCTCTGTTACCGCGATTATGATTGCAACTGGGACATCGGTGATCAGCGTGTGTACGCGAGTGATGTGGCGCACGGCCGGTGGTGGAAGGTGCATGACAGCATGGAAGAAGGGTTGCAGAAGCACTGCGCGTTGTCGGAGAAGAGGAAGATTGAGTTGCTGTGGGATAGAAAGATGGCTGGCAAAATGGGATTGCCTGATGAACATTGGAAAATCAATGTCACCGATCCTCGACGCTTGcagaaataa
- the LOC108217551 gene encoding metal transporter Nramp3.2 encodes MDTSPPQPANPDDTQTNTETQESNHLLISRESTLSTDDEFYDDDFLSIDINSSPTVIDDDDNITPPFSWKKLWEFTGPGFLMSIAFLDPGNIEGDLQAGAIAGYSLLWLLLWSTLMGLLIQLLSARLGVVTGRHMAEICRDEYPRWASLLLWCMAELALIGADIQEVIGSAIAINILSQDVVPLWAGVIITASDCFFFLFLENYGVRKLEAVFAVLISTMALTFAWMFADTKPNVQELLGGLLIPKLGRKAVKQAVGIVGCVITPHNVFLHSALVQSRKVDLTKKGYVQEALNYYTIESSIAVFVTFLINLCVTTVFAKGFYNTKEANTLGLLNAGNFLQDRYGGGLFPILYIWGIGLLAAGQSSTLTGTYAGQFIMGGFIDLRLKKWLRSLITRSCAIVPTMIVAVVFDRSDASLDNLNEWLNVLQGMQIPFALIPLLVLVADDHLMGDFKIGRFFEWIMWIVAALVTVINGYVLLDYFSSEVKGLVFGILVCSVIFSYAAFILYLTSHGNALPSTWFSTLRSKRLGYTAQ; translated from the exons ATGGATACTTCTCCTCCTCAACCAGCAAATCCAGACGATACACAGACGAACACTGAAACCCAAGAATCTAACCACCTCCTAATTAGTCGTGAATCTACACTGTCTACAGACGATGAATTTTATGATGATGACTTTCTCTCCATCGACATTAACTCTTCTCCTACTGTCATAGATGATGATGACAATATAACACCTCCATTCTCGTGGAAGAAGCTGTGGGAATTCACAGGCCCGGGTTTCTTAATGAGCATTGCATTTCTTGATCCTGGAAATATAGAGGGAGATTTACAGGCTGGTGCAATTGCAGGGTACTCATTGTTATGGTTGTTATTATGGTCTACACTGATGGGCTTGTTAATACAGCTTTTATCGGCCAGGCTTGGGGTGGTCACGGGGAGGCACATGGCTGAGATTTGTAGAGATGAGTATCCGAGATGGGCGAGCTTGTTGTTGTGGTGCATGGCAGAATTGGCTTTAATTGGTGCTGATATCCAAGAGGTTATTGGGAGTGCTATTGCTATTAATATTCTTAGTCAAGATGTTGTTCCTCTTTGGGCTGGTGTTATTATTACAGCTTCTGATTG tttcttctttctctttcttgAGAACTATGGAGTGCGGAAACTAGAAGCTGTTTTTGCTGTTCTTATCTCAACCATGGCCTTAACATTTGCTTGGATGTTCGCAGATACAAAACCAAATGTACAGGAACTGCTAGGAG GTCTTTTGATTCCGAAACTCGGTCGGAAAGCTGTGAAGCAAGCTGTTGGCATTGTTGGTTGTGTAATAACACCTCACAATGTATTTTTGCATTCTGCTTTAGTACAATCAAGGAAAGTAGATCTAACCAAGAAAGGATAtgtccaagaggctcttaatTACTACACAATTGAATCCTCCATCGCTGTTTTTGTGACCTTCTTGATCAATTTATGTGTTACAACTGTTTTTGCGAAAGGGTTTTATAATACTAAGGAAGCAAATACTTTAGGGCTACTAAATGCAGGGAATTTTCTTCAAGACAGATATGGTGGAGGATTATTCCCGATTCTCTATATCTGGGGAATCGGCCTGTTGGCTGCTGGCCAAAGTAGCACTTTAACTGGCACATATGCAGGACAGTTTATAATGGGAGGTTTTATTGATCTTCGTTTGAAAAAATGGCTAAGATCTCTAATAACCAGAAGTTGTGCTATTGTGCCAACCATGATCGTAGCTGTTGTTTTTGATAGATCTGATGCTTCGCTAGATAATTTGAATGAATGGCTTAATGTGCTTCAAGGAATGCAGATTCCTTTCGCTCTCATCCCACTTCTTGTACTTGTAGCTGATGATCATCTCATGGGAGATTTTAAAATTGGACGCTTTTTTGAG TGGATTATGTGGATCGTGGCAGCCCTGGTAACCGTGATTAATGGATATGTTCTGCTAGATTATTTTTCCTCAGAAGTCAAGGGGCTGGTATTTGGAATTTTGGTTTGCAGTGTGATTTTTTCTTATGCCGCATTTATATTGTATCTAACCTCTCATGGAAATGCTCTACCTTCAACCTGGTTCAGTACACTTCGCTCCAAGAGATTAGGCTACACTGCTCAATAA
- the LOC108216776 gene encoding UDP-glucuronate:xylan alpha-glucuronosyltransferase 2 isoform X2 — protein sequence MKAVLEEPGDKLISNGTDLIRRERPSFLNEMRRGLKIGMVNMEDEDLSEWEMQGKVMHISYERVSELLEWKDLYPEWIDEEEELDGPSCPEIPMPRIQDYGYMDVIVVKVGCKWPEEGWGRDTQRLQLHLIAANMGVGRGKRDRNGRTKIVFLSKCRPMLELFPCHELIKQEGDWWLFKPDVVSLDHKLSMPVGSCNLALPLWGKGNDEFYDASKLPRSTKPTREAYATVLHSSEDYVCGAITLAHSLLKTGTKHDLILLIDSSISLSKRRALASAGWKIRMITRIRNPKAEKNTYNEYNYSKFRLWQLTDYDKIIFIDSDIIVLRNMDILFSFPQMTATGNDASIFNSGIMVIEPSNCTFKILMQRIKEIVSYNGGDQGFLNEVFVWWHRLPRRVNFLKNFWANNTVETSLKNQLFGSEPAKVFAIHYLGLKPWLCYRDYDCNWDIGDQRVYASDVAHGRWWKVHDSMEEGLQKHCALSEKRKIELLWDRKMAGKMGLPDEHWKINVTDPRRLQK from the exons ATGAAAGCGGTATTGGAAGAGCCAGGAGATAAGTTAATCAGCAATGGAACAGATTTGATTAGAAGAGAAAGGCCAAGTTTTTTGAATGAAATGCGGAGAGGATTGAAGATTGGAATGGTGAACATGGAAGATGAGGATTTGAGTGAATGGGAAATGCAGGGGAAAGTAATGCATATTAGTTATGAGCGAGTGTCCGAGCTGTTGGAATGGAAAGATTTGTATCCGGAATGGATAGATGAAGAGGAGGAGCTAGATGGTCCTAGCTGTCCCGAAATTCCAATGCCAAGAATACAAGACTACGGATACATGGATGTGATCGTGGTGAAGGTGGGGTGCAAATGGCCGGAAGAAGGGTGGGGGAGAGATACGCAGAGGCTGCAGCTTCACCTCATCGCGGCAAATATGGGAGTGGGGAGAGGAAAGAGGGACCGGAATGGGAGAACAAAGATTGTGTTTTTGAGCAAGTGCAGGCCTATGTTGGAGCTGTTTCCTTGCCATGAATTGATCAAGCAGGAAGGAGATTGGTGGTTGTTTAAGCCCGACGTGGTTAGCTTGGATCACAAGCTTTCGATGCCTGTTGGATCCTGCAATCTGGCTTTGCCTCTCTGGGGAAAAG GGAATGATGAATTTTATGATGCATCTAAACTTCCACGGAGCACCAAGCCTACAAGAGAAGCCTACGCCACAGTCCTCCATTCATCCGAGGACTACGTATGCGGTGCAATCACTCTAGCACACTCTCTTCTCAAAACCGGAACCAAACACGACCTCATTCTCCTCATAGACAGCTCCATCTCCCTAAGCAAACGCAGAGCCCTCGCCTCTGCAGGCTGGAAGATCCGCATGATAACAAGGATCAGGAACCCGAAAGCTGAAAAGAACACGTACAACGAATACAATTACAGCAAATTCAGGTTATGGCAGCTCACTGACTACGACAAGATCATCTTCATCGACTCTGACATCATCGTGCTACGAAACATGGACATTCTCTTCTCCTTCCCCCAAATGACCGCGACAGGGAACGATGCCTCCATCTTCAATTCGGGCATCATGGTGATCGAGCCCTCCAATTGTacattcaagattttaatgcaACGTATTAAAGAAATAGTCTCGTACAATGGGGGTGATCAGGGATTCTTGAACGAAGTTTTCGTTTGGTGGCATCGATTGCCTAGACGAGTCAATTTCCTAAAGAATTTTTGGGCCAACAACACTGTGGAGACTAGTTTAAAGAACCAGCTGTTCGGTTCAGAGCCTGCGAAAGTGTTTGCAATTCATTACTTGGGCTTGAAGCCATGGCTCTGTTACCGCGATTATGATTGCAACTGGGACATCGGTGATCAGCGTGTGTACGCGAGTGATGTGGCGCACGGCCGGTGGTGGAAGGTGCATGACAGCATGGAAGAAGGGTTGCAGAAGCACTGCGCGTTGTCGGAGAAGAGGAAGATTGAGTTGCTGTGGGATAGAAAGATGGCTGGCAAAATGGGATTGCCTGATGAACATTGGAAAATCAATGTCACCGATCCTCGACGCTTGcagaaataa